Proteins from a single region of Symphalangus syndactylus isolate Jambi chromosome 12, NHGRI_mSymSyn1-v2.1_pri, whole genome shotgun sequence:
- the IGSF8 gene encoding immunoglobulin superfamily member 8 isoform X2, producing MGCWAREVLVPEGPLYRVAGTAVSISCNVTGYEGPAQQNFEWFLYRPEAPDTALGIVSTKDTQFSYAVFKSRVVAGEVQVQRLQGDAVVLKIDRLQAQDAGIYECHTPSTDTRYLGSYSGKVELRVLPDVLQVSAAPPGPRGRQAPTSPPRLMVHEGQELALGCLARTSTQKHTHLAVSFGRSVPEAPVGRSTLQEVVGIRSDLAVEAGAPYAERLAAGELRLGKEGADRYRMVVGGAQAGDAGTYHCTAAEWIQDPDGSWAQIAEKRAVLAHVDVQTLSSQLAVTVGPGERRIGPGEPLELLCNVSGALPPAGRHAAYSVGWEMAPAGAPGPGRLVAQLDTEGVGSLGPGYEGRHIAMEKVASRTYRLRLEAARPGDAGTYRCLAKAYVRGSGTRLREAASARSRPLPVHVREEGVVLEAVAWLAGGTVYRGETASLLCNISVRGGPPGLRLAASWWVERPEDGELSSVPAQLVGGVGQDGVAELGVRPGGGPVSVELVGPRSHRLRLHSLGPEDEGVYHCAPSAWVQHADYSWYQAGSARSGPVTVYPYMHALDTLFVPLLVGTGVALVTGATVLGTITCCFMKRLRKR from the exons ATGGGATGCTGGGCCCGGGAGGTGCTGGTCCCCGAGGGGCCCTTGTACCGCGTGGCTGGCACAGCTGTCTCCATCTCCTGCAATGTGACCGGCTATGAGGGCCCTGCCCAGCAGAACTTCGAGTGGTTCCTGTATAGGCCGGAGGCCCCAGATACTGCACTGGGCATTGTCAGTACCAAGGATACCCAGTTCTCCTATGCTGTCTTCAAGTCCCGAGTGGTGGCGGGTGAGGTGCAGGTGCAGCGCCTACAAGGTGATGCCGTGGTGCTCAAGATTGACCGCCTGCAGGCCCAGGATGCTGGCATTTATGAGTGCCACACCCCCTCCACTGATACCCGCTACCTGGGCAGCTACAGTGGCAAGGTGGAGCTGAGAG TTCTTCCAGATGTCCTCCAGGTGTCTGCTGCCCCCCCAGGGCCCCGAGGCCGCCAGGCCCCAACCTCACCCCCACGCCTGATGGTGCATGAGGGGCAGGAGCTGGCACTGGGCTGCCTGGCGAGGACAAGCACACAGAAGCACACACACCTGGCAGTGTCCTTTGGACGATCTGTGCCCGAGGCACCAGTTGGGCGGTCAACTCTGCAGGAAGTGGTGGGAATCCGGTCAGACTTGGCCGTGGAGGCCGGAGCTCCCTATGCTGAGCGACTGGCTGCAGGGGAGCTTCGTCTGGGCAAGGAAGGGGCTGATCGGTACCGCATGGTAGTAGGGGGTGCCCAGGCAGGGGACGCAGGCACCTACCACTGCACTGCCGCTGAGTGGATTCAGGATCCTGATGGCAGCTGGGCCCAGATCGCAGAGAAAAGGGCTGTCCTGGCCCACGTGGATGTGCAGACGCTGT CCAGCCAGCTGGCAGTGACAGTGGGGCCTGGTGAACGTCGGATTGGCCCAGGGGAGCCCTTGGAACTGCTGTGCAATGTGTCAGGGGCACTTCCCCCAGCAGGCCGTCATGCTGCATACTCTGTAGGTTGGGAGATGGCACCTGCGGGGGCACCTGGGCCCGGCCGCCTGGTAGCCCAGCTGGACACAGAGGGTGTGGGCAGCCTGGGCCCTGGCTATGAGGGCCGACACATTGCCATGGAGAAGGTGGCATCCAGAACATACCGGCTACGGCTAGAGGCTGCCAGGCCTGGTGATGCGGGCACCTACCGCTGCCTCGCCAAAGCCTATGTTCGAGGGTCTGGGACCCGGCTTCGTGAAGCAGCCAGTGCCCGTTCCCGGCCTCTCCCTGTGCACGTGCGGGAGGAAG GTGTGGTGCTGGAGGCTGTGGCATGGCTAGCAGGAGGCACAGTGTACCGTGGGGAGACTGCCTCCCTGCTGTGCAACATCTCTGTGCGGGGTGGCCCCCCAGGACTACGGCTGGCCGCCAGCTGGTGGGTGGAGCGACCAGAGGACGGAGAGCTCAGCTCTGTCCCTGCCCAGCTGGTGGGTGGCGTGGGCCAGGATggtgtggcagagctgggagtcCGGCCTGGAGGAGGCCCTGTCAGCGTAGAGCTGGTGGGGCCCCGAAGCCATCGGCTGAGACTACACAGCTTGGGGCCCGAGGATGAAGGTGTGTACCACTGTGCCCCCAGCGCCTGGGTGCAGCATGCCGACTACAGCTGGTACCAGGCGGGCAGTGCCCGCTCAGGGCCTGTTACAGTCTACCCCTACATGCATG CCCTGGACACCCTATTTGTGCCTCTGCTGGTGGGCACAGGGGTGGCCCTAGTCACTGGTGCCACTGTCCTTGGTACCATCACTTGCTGCTTCATGAAGAGGCTTCGAAAACGGTGA
- the IGSF8 gene encoding immunoglobulin superfamily member 8 isoform X1, with amino-acid sequence MGALRPTLLPPSLPLLLLLLMLGMGCWAREVLVPEGPLYRVAGTAVSISCNVTGYEGPAQQNFEWFLYRPEAPDTALGIVSTKDTQFSYAVFKSRVVAGEVQVQRLQGDAVVLKIDRLQAQDAGIYECHTPSTDTRYLGSYSGKVELRVLPDVLQVSAAPPGPRGRQAPTSPPRLMVHEGQELALGCLARTSTQKHTHLAVSFGRSVPEAPVGRSTLQEVVGIRSDLAVEAGAPYAERLAAGELRLGKEGADRYRMVVGGAQAGDAGTYHCTAAEWIQDPDGSWAQIAEKRAVLAHVDVQTLSSQLAVTVGPGERRIGPGEPLELLCNVSGALPPAGRHAAYSVGWEMAPAGAPGPGRLVAQLDTEGVGSLGPGYEGRHIAMEKVASRTYRLRLEAARPGDAGTYRCLAKAYVRGSGTRLREAASARSRPLPVHVREEGVVLEAVAWLAGGTVYRGETASLLCNISVRGGPPGLRLAASWWVERPEDGELSSVPAQLVGGVGQDGVAELGVRPGGGPVSVELVGPRSHRLRLHSLGPEDEGVYHCAPSAWVQHADYSWYQAGSARSGPVTVYPYMHALDTLFVPLLVGTGVALVTGATVLGTITCCFMKRLRKR; translated from the exons GAATGGGATGCTGGGCCCGGGAGGTGCTGGTCCCCGAGGGGCCCTTGTACCGCGTGGCTGGCACAGCTGTCTCCATCTCCTGCAATGTGACCGGCTATGAGGGCCCTGCCCAGCAGAACTTCGAGTGGTTCCTGTATAGGCCGGAGGCCCCAGATACTGCACTGGGCATTGTCAGTACCAAGGATACCCAGTTCTCCTATGCTGTCTTCAAGTCCCGAGTGGTGGCGGGTGAGGTGCAGGTGCAGCGCCTACAAGGTGATGCCGTGGTGCTCAAGATTGACCGCCTGCAGGCCCAGGATGCTGGCATTTATGAGTGCCACACCCCCTCCACTGATACCCGCTACCTGGGCAGCTACAGTGGCAAGGTGGAGCTGAGAG TTCTTCCAGATGTCCTCCAGGTGTCTGCTGCCCCCCCAGGGCCCCGAGGCCGCCAGGCCCCAACCTCACCCCCACGCCTGATGGTGCATGAGGGGCAGGAGCTGGCACTGGGCTGCCTGGCGAGGACAAGCACACAGAAGCACACACACCTGGCAGTGTCCTTTGGACGATCTGTGCCCGAGGCACCAGTTGGGCGGTCAACTCTGCAGGAAGTGGTGGGAATCCGGTCAGACTTGGCCGTGGAGGCCGGAGCTCCCTATGCTGAGCGACTGGCTGCAGGGGAGCTTCGTCTGGGCAAGGAAGGGGCTGATCGGTACCGCATGGTAGTAGGGGGTGCCCAGGCAGGGGACGCAGGCACCTACCACTGCACTGCCGCTGAGTGGATTCAGGATCCTGATGGCAGCTGGGCCCAGATCGCAGAGAAAAGGGCTGTCCTGGCCCACGTGGATGTGCAGACGCTGT CCAGCCAGCTGGCAGTGACAGTGGGGCCTGGTGAACGTCGGATTGGCCCAGGGGAGCCCTTGGAACTGCTGTGCAATGTGTCAGGGGCACTTCCCCCAGCAGGCCGTCATGCTGCATACTCTGTAGGTTGGGAGATGGCACCTGCGGGGGCACCTGGGCCCGGCCGCCTGGTAGCCCAGCTGGACACAGAGGGTGTGGGCAGCCTGGGCCCTGGCTATGAGGGCCGACACATTGCCATGGAGAAGGTGGCATCCAGAACATACCGGCTACGGCTAGAGGCTGCCAGGCCTGGTGATGCGGGCACCTACCGCTGCCTCGCCAAAGCCTATGTTCGAGGGTCTGGGACCCGGCTTCGTGAAGCAGCCAGTGCCCGTTCCCGGCCTCTCCCTGTGCACGTGCGGGAGGAAG GTGTGGTGCTGGAGGCTGTGGCATGGCTAGCAGGAGGCACAGTGTACCGTGGGGAGACTGCCTCCCTGCTGTGCAACATCTCTGTGCGGGGTGGCCCCCCAGGACTACGGCTGGCCGCCAGCTGGTGGGTGGAGCGACCAGAGGACGGAGAGCTCAGCTCTGTCCCTGCCCAGCTGGTGGGTGGCGTGGGCCAGGATggtgtggcagagctgggagtcCGGCCTGGAGGAGGCCCTGTCAGCGTAGAGCTGGTGGGGCCCCGAAGCCATCGGCTGAGACTACACAGCTTGGGGCCCGAGGATGAAGGTGTGTACCACTGTGCCCCCAGCGCCTGGGTGCAGCATGCCGACTACAGCTGGTACCAGGCGGGCAGTGCCCGCTCAGGGCCTGTTACAGTCTACCCCTACATGCATG CCCTGGACACCCTATTTGTGCCTCTGCTGGTGGGCACAGGGGTGGCCCTAGTCACTGGTGCCACTGTCCTTGGTACCATCACTTGCTGCTTCATGAAGAGGCTTCGAAAACGGTGA